One Bufo gargarizans isolate SCDJY-AF-19 chromosome 3, ASM1485885v1, whole genome shotgun sequence DNA segment encodes these proteins:
- the LOC122930704 gene encoding olfactory receptor 4C6-like: protein MENDFNISKNLVLLGLMEMEGLKYLYCVLSIFLYSFILLLSIVIVFVVFTDTRLHEPMYILICNLALNGIFGSSLFFPKLIVDLITSSTSISHGNCAVQALCMALFAIYEMSTFNLMALDRYLAICHPLHYGLVITNERVINLVTGSFLVAFILVLTAVLLTWKLPLCGNRIDNIFCDNMSMIVLSCVDSSISQLYSASVVITYLCVTIFVTVFSNLQILIVCLKLSRESRQKAVHTLVTHLLNFFTFLVGFLFIFIRYRLGSVKLPVIIHVLLSATALIVPPLFNPLIYGVRTHALKTRIVQYVQWLKWTKTHMQSRPISVISYNQSQ, encoded by the coding sequence ATGGAAAATGACTTCAACATCAGCAAAAATCTGGTCCTCCTGGGACTCATGGAGATGGAGGGCCTTAAATATCTGTACTGTGTCCTCTCTATTTTCCTATATTCATTCATTCTACTCTTAAGTATTGTTATTGTCTTTGTCGTATTCACAGATACAAGGTTACATGAACCCATGTACATCCTCATATGTAATCTGGCCCTCAATGGCATTTTTGGCAGCTCATTATTTTTCCCAAAGCTGATAGTTGACCTCATCACCTCGTCCACGTCCATCTCTCATGGTAACTGTGCTGTTCAAGCTCTGTGTATGGCTTTATTTGCTATCTATGAAATGAGCACTTTCAATCTAATGGCGCTAGACCGCTATTTGGCGATCTGTCACCCTCTGCACTATGGCCTCGTGATAACTAATGAGAGGGTCATAAACTTAGTCACTGGATCATTTTTAGTGGCTTTCATACTTGTACTTACAGCCGTGCTCCTCACATGGAAGCTTCCTCTGTGTGGAAACAGAATAGACAATATTTTTTGTGACAACATGTCCATGATTGTCCTCTCCTGTGTGGACTCTTCCATCAGTCAACTGTACTCCGCTTCTGTGGTCATCACCTATTTATGTGTCACCATATTTGTCACCGTATTTTCCAATCTGCAGATATTAATAGTCTGCTTGAAATTGTCAAGAGAATCCCGCCAGAAAGCCGTCCACACCCTGGTCACCCATCTACTCAACTTTTTTACCTTTTTAGTTGGCTTCTTGTTTATTTTCATCAGGTACCGGCTGGGCAGTGTTAAGCTCCCGGTTATTATTCATGTTCTTCTTTCTGCAACTGCTCTCATTGTTCCACCATTGTTCAACCCCTTGATCTATGGAGTCCGGACACATGCCCTAAAGACAAGGATTGTTCAGTACGTACAGTGGCTGAAATGGACTAAAACACATATGCAATCTAGACCTATATCTGTCATAAGTTATAATCAGAGCCAATGA